The following proteins come from a genomic window of Montipora foliosa isolate CH-2021 chromosome 2, ASM3666993v2, whole genome shotgun sequence:
- the LOC137990794 gene encoding uncharacterized protein, translating to MAVDLARDYAEGRLDEGETATDGEPEEGDETVNRGDFVAVVSEESTYLKPVVYIGQVKSIRQKEATLLYYKHIGTNLYKLELSVEEWKEGIDSLVPVELQGSKKRGGVYRLMTSTRTIHKAVKG from the coding sequence ATGGCGGTCGACTTAGCCAGAGATTACGCAGAGGGCCGTCTGGATGAAGGGGAAACTGCAACCGATGGGGAACCAGAAGAGGGTGATGAGACAGTCAACAGGGGCGATTTCGTCGCCGTTGTATCAGAGGAAAGCACCTATCTGAAGCCGGTGGTTTACATTGGCCAGGTCAAGTCCATAAGACAAAAAGAGGCGACGCTGTTATATTACAAACACATAGGCACCAACTTATATAAGCTTGAACTGTCGGTCGAAGAGTGGAAGGAAGGCATTGACAGCCTTGTTCCTGTGGAATTGCAAGGCTCCAAAAAGCGAGGAGGTGTCTACAGACTCATGACTTCCACACGCACCATCCACAAGGCAGTGAAAGGGTAA
- the LOC137991684 gene encoding uncharacterized protein, giving the protein MAESKRNPVKKGGRYCVAGTSNGESCTNTQYTPGISTHLFPSEPSVRAQWVKFVCRHRADFGEPVGKFASLCSAHFEQSCFTNSLASSLPGMEGIKMKRNLIPGSIPTRDTVLPEGPQVLSERQKRQLRRDAFSDSQPGPSQPKKRRENPQDTTEVAVGDAVISKNAIETTSEASTPVCDDSCENTVASTPVCIDSCENVVSAAPSSAIWHVVTMLHTETSSSQDNAATTTINHTPSPVEASPLQNSSCGEVVDKNKYRSLLRANQRHRRTIKDLKKNIRELQNKVDETASEDKLGHKQEGDESQDYFNWSGTGTDTETDEECDWQPSQDDPEGGSTEDDEMEEDLSDETVERDIRVDPDTPAFEEPKFIVFYSVLLQLFTMFCFKCKESRPSATMQQNGTMVTVTQNCSRCNKKYVWNSQPPPPRGKSPIGNLLLSFSILMAGASINKVLLVFRHMGLHVYSARTYFRHQKSLLFPVVLHHWESYRANLISKVKELKDVAWTGDGRFDSMGHSAKYGVYTMLCTTIMKIVHFELVQANETGGSQQTELEGAKRCFAHLKTLGLSVGVFVSDRHRGIAKWIRENCATTKHYFDIWHIARSVTKKLLVLRKQKGCGIIKDWMRGIRRHIYWCATSTTAGFESLITAKWNSFLRHVCNKHENHPDPLYPKCHHGDLEPRKWIKVGTTAYDKLKSLFTNMKKLSPDAQTSCLEGFHATLNYWHPNLICYSWLGTLCRLR; this is encoded by the exons ATGGCGGAAAGCAAGAGAAACCCTGTGAAGAAAGGAGGACGATACTGTGTGGCTGGAACGTCCAACGGTGAAAGCTGTACGAATACACAATATACGCCGGGAATCTCCACGCATTTGTTCCCTTCAGAGCCTAGTGTTAGGGCTCAATGGGTTAAATTCGTTTGTCGACATCGTGCTGATTTTGGTGAGCCAGTCGGCAAATTTGCATCTTTGTGTTCAGCACATTTTGAGCAGAGTTGCTTTACCAACAGCTTGGCGTCTTCGCTGCCAGGAATGGAAGGAATTAAAATGAAAAGGAACTTAATTCCAGGCTCTATTCCGACAAGGGACACTGTATTACCAGAGGGCCCGCAAGTTCTGAGCGAACGCCAGAAGCGACAa CTGAGGCGAGATGCATTTTCTGACTCGCAACCCGGACCCAGCCAGCCCAAAAAAAGAAGGGAGAACCCGCAAGATACAACCGAGGTTGCTGTAGGTGATGCTGTGATCAGCAAAAATGCAATTGAAACCACCTCTGAGGCCTCCACTCCTGTCTGCGATGATTCCTGTGAAAATACTGTGGCCTCCACTCCTGTCTGCATTGATTCCTGTGAAAATGTTGTATCAGCAGCTCCCAGCTCAGCTATCTGGCATGTGGTCACTATGCTACATACTGAAACGTCTTCATCACAAGATAATGCAGCTACTACCACCATCAATCATACCCCTTCACCAGTGGAAGCATCGCCACTCCAAAACAGTTCTTGTGGGGAGGTTGtggataaaaataaatataggAGTCTGCTGAGAGCTAATCAGCGTCACAGGCGCACCATTAAGGATTTGAAGAAGAATATCAGGGAGCTTCAAAAT AAAGTGGATGAAACAGCTTCAGAAGATAAACTGGGCCACAAGCAAGAGGGGGACGAATCCCAAGACTATTTTAATTGGTCTGGCACTGGTACAGATACAGAAACCGATGAGGAGTGTGATTGGCAGCCGTCACAAGATGACCCTGAAGGGGGAAGCACTGAAGACGATGAAATGGAGGAGGATCTATCAGATGAAACAGTGGAAAGAGATATACG AGTCGATCCAGACACCCCAGCTTTTGAGGAACCCAAGTTCATTGTATTTTACAGCGTGCTACTACAACTGTTCACtatgttttgtttcaaatgTAAAGAGAGTCGGCCATCAGCAACAATGCAGCAGAATGGCACTATGGTCACTGTGACACaaaattgttcaagatgtaacAAGAAGTATGTATGGAATTCCCAGCCACCTCCTCCACGTGGGAAGTCTCCCATTGGCAATTTGTTATTGAGTTTTTCAATCTTGATGGCTGGAGCTTCAATTAACAAGGTCCTGCTTGTGTTTCGCCACATGGGACTTCATGTGTATTCGGCCCGCACTTATTTCAGGCACCAGAAGTCATTGTTATTTCCTGTTGTTCTCCATCACTGGGAAAGTTACAGGGCAAATCTTATTAGCAAGGTTAAGGAACTGAAAGACGTGGCATGGACTGGAGATGGCAGATTCGATTCTATGGGACATTCTGCGAAATATGGCGTGTACACAATGCTCTGCACAACTATtatgaaaattgttcattttGAATTAGTTCAG GCTAATGAAACAGGAGGTAGCCAGCAGACAGAGTTGGAGGGGGCAAAGAGGTGCTTTGCGCATTTAAAAACACTTGGCTTGTCAGTTGGTGTATTTGTATCCGATCGCCATCGAGGAATTGCGAAGTGGATTCGTGAGAACTGTGCTACTACAAAGCATTACTTTGACATTTGGCACATAGCCAGATCCGTTACCAAGAAACTCCTGGTTTTGAGAAAGCAGAAAGGATGTGGGATTATTAAGGACTGGATGAGGGGCATTCGGAGACATATTTACTGGTGTGCAACGTCAACCACAGCTGGTTTTGAATCACTGATTACTGCAAAGTGGAATTCTTTCTTGCGTCATGTTTGCAACAAGCATGAGAATCATCCTGATCCACTGTACCCAAAGTGTCACCATGGTGATCTTGAACCAAGAAAGTGGATAAAAGTTG GAACTACAGCCTATGACAAATTAAAGTCCTTGTTCACTAACATGAAGAAGTTGTCCCCTGATGCACAGACAAGCTGCCTGGAAGGATTTCATGCCACTCTGAACTACTGGCACCCAAACTTGATTTGTTATTCTTGGCTGGGAACTCTTTGCAG gttacGTTGA
- the LOC137990795 gene encoding uncharacterized protein: protein MSDDSEVSDCFDSSESEMESEDSGEDWGVIESEIIPYQAEPLAVVSEETGDGDSEEERDVDGLTPAVLESRYEGSVSVESWCQCERCNVETLVGSLEFCCCREVTSTSAKMMFDGSIENISCITQHVDYDAITNRAVLLQVAPLLRNKDGGNYRRRGGVSENE from the exons ATGTCTGACGATTCGGAAGTAAGCGACTGTTTCGATTCTTCAGAAAGTGAGATGGAAAGTGAAGATTCTGGAGAAGATTGGGGAGTTATTGAATCAGAAATAATTCCCTATCAAGCCGAGCCACTCGCAGTGGTTTCAGAAGAAACTGGTGATGGGGACTCCGAGGAAGAAAGGGACGTTGATGGACTCACTCCGGCCGTTTTGGAAAGCAGATACGAAGGAAGTGTGAGCGTGGAGTCTTG GTGCCAATGTGAACGGTGTAATGTCGAGACATTAGTCGGTTCGCTGGAATTTTGCTGCTGCAGGGAAGTTACAAGTACGTCCGCAAAGATGATGTTTGATGGATCAATTGAAAACATCTCTTGTATAACCCAACACGTGGACTACGACGCGATAACAAACCGAGCAGTTTTGCTTCAAGTGGCGCCACTGTTAAGAAATAAGGACGGAGGAAATTACCGCCGCCGAGGTGGAGTGTCGGAAAATGAATGA